The Agromyces sp. LHK192 genome includes a window with the following:
- a CDS encoding bifunctional [glutamine synthetase] adenylyltransferase/[glutamine synthetase]-adenylyl-L-tyrosine phosphorylase has translation MTRSTSHLGALARAGFDDLDHAGTEISGLADASGVAAESLIGVFGNAADPDAALAATLRLRERAADAVDDLLRSDASADRLARVLGASRGLGDFFERHPTELDVLSAEPRNPPTQAEAKAALGDAVPVGTTEATIDLELAARSLRVRYRRLLAELAAWDLMRDDAVGAVDVVAAGLADLAGATLDAATELARRAIARGEGEPAAPGRFPAAEVDATRFAIIGMGKAGARELNYVSDVDVIYVAESADEAVVSTGRAIEIATRLAVTVQRIIGEPGIEPPLWEVDPNLRPEGKDGALVRTLESHVQYYDRWAKNWEFQALLKARPLAGDRDLGDRYAAALGPKVWTSSAREGFVESVQQMRARVTAHIPAAEVDRQLKLGPGGLRDIEFTVQLLQLVHGASDDTIRQAGTLPALAALAAGGYVGREESAEFSRDYRILRVLEHRIQLARLRRTHLMPVEDAERRALARASGLARDAKSLAVAWQEVRQRVRGLHERLFYRPLLSAVAALPAGGLGLTSAQAEARLSAIGFLDPSGALAHIAALTAGVSRRATIQRHLMPVLISWFAEGADPDYGLLAFRRLSDALGTTHWYLGLLRDSSDAAMRLTRVLSGSRFAGELLERIPEAVAWLEDTAELRPRSLQSLRDETRAVLARHSDVDTAAKVLRAMRRREVLRLALAGIVDTCTIEELGHGLSDVVENHIAGTVAAIRGGAPDGIEFAVIGMGRFGGRELGIGSDADIIYVYRPAGAEPDAAHSRALRIVSELHRLTEDARLPFDLDADLRPEGRNGVIARSLDAYRAYYARWSLTWEAQALLRARGVAGDPELLADFTELADAIRYPEEIAEREVREVKRIKARVENERLPQGADPARHLKLGRGSLSDVEWFVQLVQLEHAAAVPDLRTTSTLDALSTAVEHGLIGESDGEILRAAWILASRARSALTLWLDKTTDVLPVDRKQLEGVSRLMGYPPGSANSLEHDYLGAARRARAVFERGFYGVEPRREPST, from the coding sequence ATGACGCGCTCGACGAGCCACCTCGGCGCGCTCGCGCGCGCCGGGTTCGACGACCTGGATCATGCCGGCACCGAGATCTCAGGTCTCGCCGACGCGAGCGGCGTGGCCGCCGAGTCCCTGATCGGCGTCTTCGGGAACGCGGCGGATCCCGATGCCGCGCTGGCCGCGACGCTCCGACTCCGCGAGCGCGCCGCCGATGCGGTGGACGACCTCCTGCGTTCGGATGCCTCGGCCGATCGGCTCGCCCGGGTGCTCGGGGCGTCCCGTGGGCTCGGCGACTTCTTCGAGCGGCATCCGACCGAGCTCGACGTGCTTTCCGCGGAGCCCCGGAATCCGCCGACGCAGGCGGAGGCGAAGGCTGCGCTCGGGGACGCCGTCCCCGTCGGAACGACCGAGGCGACGATCGACCTCGAACTCGCGGCACGCTCGCTCCGGGTCCGCTACCGACGCCTGCTGGCAGAACTCGCGGCGTGGGACCTCATGCGCGACGACGCCGTGGGCGCGGTCGACGTGGTCGCGGCCGGCCTCGCCGATCTCGCCGGTGCGACCCTCGACGCCGCCACCGAACTCGCACGTCGAGCGATCGCGCGCGGTGAGGGCGAACCGGCCGCGCCGGGACGGTTCCCGGCGGCGGAGGTCGACGCGACGAGGTTCGCGATCATCGGCATGGGCAAGGCGGGCGCTCGGGAACTCAACTACGTGAGCGACGTCGACGTCATCTACGTCGCCGAGAGCGCCGACGAAGCGGTCGTCTCCACAGGCCGGGCGATCGAGATCGCGACCCGGCTGGCGGTCACCGTGCAGCGCATCATCGGCGAGCCGGGGATCGAGCCGCCGCTCTGGGAGGTCGATCCGAACCTCCGACCCGAGGGGAAGGACGGCGCGCTCGTACGCACGCTCGAGTCGCACGTGCAGTACTACGACCGCTGGGCGAAGAACTGGGAGTTCCAGGCGCTGCTCAAGGCGCGGCCGCTCGCCGGCGACCGCGACCTCGGCGACCGGTACGCGGCGGCGCTCGGGCCGAAGGTGTGGACGAGTTCCGCGCGCGAGGGGTTCGTCGAGTCCGTCCAGCAGATGCGCGCACGCGTCACCGCGCACATCCCGGCGGCCGAGGTCGACCGGCAGCTCAAGCTGGGTCCGGGGGGCCTGCGGGACATCGAGTTCACCGTCCAGTTGCTGCAGCTCGTGCACGGGGCATCCGACGACACGATCCGGCAGGCCGGCACTCTCCCGGCACTCGCCGCACTCGCCGCCGGAGGCTATGTCGGTCGCGAGGAGTCCGCGGAATTCAGCCGCGACTACCGGATCCTGCGCGTGCTGGAGCACCGCATCCAACTCGCGCGCCTGCGCCGCACGCACCTGATGCCGGTCGAGGATGCCGAGCGCCGAGCGCTGGCGCGCGCATCCGGTCTCGCACGCGACGCCAAGTCGCTCGCGGTCGCCTGGCAGGAGGTTCGGCAGCGGGTTCGCGGCCTGCACGAGCGGCTGTTCTACCGCCCGCTGCTCTCCGCAGTCGCCGCCCTCCCGGCCGGCGGGCTCGGGCTCACCAGCGCGCAGGCCGAGGCGAGGCTCTCGGCCATCGGATTCCTCGATCCTTCGGGCGCACTCGCGCACATCGCGGCCCTGACCGCCGGCGTGTCGCGTCGTGCGACGATCCAACGCCACCTCATGCCCGTGCTCATCTCGTGGTTCGCCGAGGGAGCCGACCCCGACTACGGTCTGCTCGCCTTCCGACGTCTCAGCGACGCGCTCGGAACCACGCACTGGTACCTCGGACTGCTCCGCGACTCCTCGGACGCGGCGATGCGCCTGACGCGGGTGCTGTCCGGCTCCCGATTCGCCGGCGAACTCCTCGAGCGCATCCCGGAGGCGGTGGCCTGGCTCGAGGACACCGCCGAGCTCCGACCTCGTTCGTTGCAGTCGCTGCGCGACGAGACGAGGGCCGTGCTCGCCCGCCATTCCGATGTCGACACCGCGGCGAAGGTGCTGCGGGCGATGCGGCGCCGGGAGGTGCTGCGCCTGGCTCTGGCCGGCATCGTCGACACCTGCACCATCGAGGAGCTCGGCCACGGTCTGAGCGATGTCGTCGAGAACCACATCGCGGGCACGGTCGCGGCCATCCGCGGTGGAGCGCCGGACGGCATCGAGTTCGCCGTGATCGGCATGGGAAGATTCGGCGGGCGGGAGCTCGGCATCGGATCCGACGCCGACATCATCTACGTGTACCGTCCGGCGGGAGCTGAACCGGACGCCGCGCATTCGCGTGCGTTGCGGATCGTGTCCGAACTGCATCGGCTCACCGAGGACGCGAGGTTGCCCTTCGATCTCGACGCCGATCTGCGTCCCGAGGGCCGCAACGGCGTCATCGCACGGTCGCTCGACGCGTATCGGGCGTACTACGCCCGATGGTCGCTCACGTGGGAGGCGCAGGCCCTGCTCCGGGCGCGCGGCGTCGCGGGGGACCCAGAGCTCCTCGCCGACTTCACGGAACTCGCCGACGCGATCCGGTACCCGGAGGAGATCGCCGAACGCGAGGTTCGCGAGGTGAAGCGCATCAAGGCGCGAGTGGAGAACGAACGGCTTCCGCAGGGAGCCGATCCCGCGCGTCACCTGAAGCTCGGGCGCGGGTCCCTCTCGGACGTGGAGTGGTTCGTCCAGCTCGTCCAACTCGAGCACGCCGCGGCCGTGCCCGATCTTCGCACGACCTCCACGCTCGACGCGTTGTCGACGGCGGTCGAACACGGGCTCATCGGCGAATCCGACGGTGAGATCCTCCGCGCAGCGTGGATCCTCGCATCGCGGGCCCGATCGGCCCTCACCCTCTGGCTCGACAAGACGACCGATGTGCTCCCGGTGGACCGGAAGCAACTCGAGGGCGTGTCACGACTGATGGGATACCCGCCGGGATCGGCCAACAGCCTCGAGCACGACTACCTGGGCGCCGCTCGGCGGGCGCGGGCGGTGTTCGAACGGGGATTCTACGGCGTCGAACCGCGCCGCGAGCCCTCGACCTGA
- the glnA gene encoding type I glutamate--ammonia ligase, translated as MFSDSSEVLKFIKETDVKFLDIRFTDLPGVQQHFNIPASTVDEDFFTVGQLFDGSSIRGFANIHESDMQLIPDVTTAYIDQFRAARTLVMIFDIYNPRNGEIYSKDPRQVAKKAEKYLASTGIADTAYFAPEAEFYIFDDVRYEVNQHSSFYSVDSDEGAWNSGRVEEGGNLANKTPYKGGYFPVSPIDKTADLRDDITLNLIEAGFVLERSHHEVGTGGQQEINYRFDTMVHAADDILKFKYIVKNTAEQWGKSATFMPKPLFGDNGSGMHTHQSLWNDGKPLFYDEAGYGGLSDIARWYIGGILKHAPAILAFTNPTVNSYHRLVPGFEAPVNLVYSAGNRSAAIRIPITGTNPKAKRIEFRAPDASGNPYLAFAAQLMAGLDGIKNRIEPHEPVDKDLYELPAEEAKSIPQVPGSLDAVLDALEADHDFLLEGNVFTKELIETWIDYKREKELKPLAQRPHPFEFELYYGV; from the coding sequence ATGTTCAGTGATTCGTCTGAAGTCCTCAAGTTCATCAAGGAAACGGACGTCAAGTTCCTCGACATCCGCTTCACCGACCTCCCGGGCGTGCAGCAGCACTTCAACATCCCGGCGTCGACGGTCGACGAGGACTTCTTCACCGTGGGTCAGCTGTTCGACGGATCCTCGATCCGCGGCTTCGCGAACATCCACGAGTCCGACATGCAGCTCATCCCCGACGTGACCACCGCGTACATCGACCAGTTCCGCGCTGCGCGCACGCTCGTCATGATCTTCGACATCTACAACCCGCGCAACGGCGAGATCTACTCGAAGGACCCGCGCCAGGTCGCCAAGAAGGCCGAGAAGTACCTCGCATCGACCGGCATCGCCGACACCGCCTACTTCGCCCCCGAGGCCGAGTTCTACATCTTCGACGACGTGCGCTACGAGGTGAACCAGCACTCGAGCTTCTACTCGGTCGACTCCGACGAGGGCGCATGGAACTCGGGCCGCGTCGAGGAGGGCGGCAACCTCGCCAACAAGACGCCGTACAAGGGCGGCTACTTCCCGGTCTCCCCCATCGACAAGACCGCGGACCTGCGCGACGACATCACGCTCAACCTGATCGAGGCCGGCTTCGTGCTCGAGCGCTCGCACCACGAGGTGGGCACCGGCGGCCAGCAGGAGATCAACTACCGCTTCGACACCATGGTGCACGCGGCCGACGACATCCTGAAGTTCAAGTACATCGTCAAGAACACCGCCGAGCAGTGGGGCAAGTCCGCGACGTTCATGCCGAAGCCGCTGTTCGGCGACAACGGCTCGGGCATGCACACCCACCAGTCGCTGTGGAACGACGGCAAGCCGCTCTTCTACGACGAGGCGGGCTACGGCGGCCTCTCCGACATCGCCCGCTGGTACATCGGCGGCATCCTCAAGCACGCGCCGGCGATCCTCGCCTTCACGAACCCGACGGTGAACTCGTACCACCGCCTCGTTCCCGGCTTCGAGGCTCCCGTCAACCTGGTGTACTCGGCGGGCAACCGTTCGGCCGCGATCCGCATCCCGATCACGGGCACCAACCCGAAGGCCAAGCGCATCGAGTTCCGCGCGCCCGACGCCTCGGGCAACCCGTACCTCGCGTTCGCCGCGCAGCTCATGGCGGGCCTCGACGGCATCAAGAACCGCATCGAGCCGCACGAGCCGGTCGACAAGGACCTCTACGAGCTCCCCGCCGAGGAGGCCAAGTCGATCCCGCAGGTGCCGGGTTCGCTCGACGCCGTGCTCGACGCGCTCGAGGCGGACCACGACTTCCTCCTCGAGGGCAACGTGTTCACCAAGGAGCTCATCGAGACCTGGATCGACTACAAGCGCGAGAAGGAGCTGAAGCCGCTGGCTCAGCGCCCGCACCCGTTCGAGTTCGAGCTCTACTACGGCGTCTGA